A genomic stretch from Schaalia odontolytica includes:
- a CDS encoding DUF4853 domain-containing protein has protein sequence MRALVVGICVVLLCAACIPGPRGDNRMNPEQKAAVEVAEHLHSIEEFERDVEPAIVAARNEFLTQDTIVGLFANDFISKPYPDDPPLYRLKARTYIFVETDVDRIRDVYDAKLKPLGFTLWEKHREGMVLLVWTNASYAATVDVVVHAGTESRTSYYTGLLRSDGSTEHPTVFLPLEGREPEWLTPELTEKYRQE, from the coding sequence ATGCGTGCTCTCGTCGTGGGGATCTGCGTGGTGCTGCTGTGCGCCGCGTGCATTCCCGGTCCGAGAGGAGATAACCGGATGAATCCTGAGCAGAAGGCTGCCGTTGAGGTGGCTGAGCATCTGCATTCCATCGAGGAGTTTGAGCGGGATGTGGAGCCCGCTATCGTTGCTGCCCGCAACGAGTTCCTCACCCAGGACACGATCGTTGGCCTGTTTGCGAACGACTTTATTAGTAAGCCCTACCCCGACGACCCTCCCTTGTATCGGCTGAAGGCTCGGACGTACATTTTCGTCGAGACTGATGTCGATCGGATTCGCGACGTTTACGATGCGAAGCTGAAGCCGCTGGGGTTCACGCTATGGGAGAAACATAGAGAGGGGATGGTGCTGCTCGTGTGGACGAACGCGAGCTATGCTGCCACCGTCGATGTTGTGGTCCACGCGGGTACTGAGAGTAGGACTTCCTATTATACGGGTCTTCTGCGTAGCGATGGGAGTACCGAGCACCCGACGGTCTTCTTGCCGTTGGAGGGGCGGGAGCCGGAGTGGCTGACGCCGGAGCTGACGGAGAAGTACCGGCAGGAGTAG
- a CDS encoding S8 family peptidase, translated as MGYQAVVSARMFSPIGRGAALRVAGTLCATLALTGIATGYPLAPARADDRQITAADQAYYSYYHLDSARAKGYTGAGVTIAIIDGPVDTSVPELAGANITDKSPCSVTSSSAHRSHGTAVASILVSDAYGTVPDATLLAYQSADDTSYSGHDCPMKAGILPTEVSSLINKAINDGALVVNYSATSPSPSDHLKWAIARAMNQGIIITTGAGNTGADNTENSLSRWSGVVGVSAIDTDGKLASYSSWGQGVTTTAVGGPIIARDESGRISSTQGTSFSSPIVAGALAQARAKWPNATPNQLLQLLINTAVGHEQGWNKYGGYGAANLGGMLNTDPSQYPDENPLADKGGGSSPTPAEVRQYADGLVDPTQIAYDNSYAYRGLDESQLSNSNNVYPTHLGTSPRYHAK; from the coding sequence ATGGGATATCAGGCAGTGGTGAGCGCGCGCATGTTTTCTCCGATTGGTCGGGGTGCCGCGCTCCGCGTCGCGGGGACGCTGTGCGCCACGCTGGCACTCACGGGCATCGCCACCGGCTACCCGCTCGCACCCGCGAGGGCCGATGACCGCCAGATCACGGCGGCTGACCAGGCCTACTACTCCTACTATCACCTGGACTCGGCACGAGCCAAGGGCTACACCGGGGCAGGCGTCACCATCGCGATCATCGATGGCCCTGTCGACACCTCCGTCCCTGAGCTGGCAGGGGCAAACATTACGGACAAAAGCCCATGCTCAGTCACGTCCAGCTCTGCCCACAGAAGCCACGGCACAGCAGTCGCTTCCATATTGGTGTCAGACGCCTACGGGACAGTACCCGATGCCACACTACTCGCTTACCAGAGCGCCGATGACACCAGCTATTCGGGGCACGATTGCCCGATGAAAGCCGGCATTCTGCCAACGGAAGTGTCATCGTTGATCAACAAAGCAATCAATGATGGAGCATTGGTCGTCAATTATTCCGCGACATCTCCTTCACCTTCAGATCATCTCAAGTGGGCGATCGCTCGCGCTATGAATCAAGGTATCATCATCACTACCGGTGCCGGAAACACAGGTGCGGACAACACCGAGAATTCTCTATCGCGCTGGTCAGGTGTCGTCGGTGTTTCCGCCATTGACACCGACGGTAAGCTCGCTTCCTATTCCTCCTGGGGCCAGGGAGTCACCACGACCGCCGTCGGTGGCCCTATTATTGCGCGAGATGAAAGCGGAAGGATTTCCTCTACTCAGGGCACCTCTTTTTCGTCCCCTATTGTCGCGGGCGCTCTCGCGCAGGCGCGCGCCAAGTGGCCCAATGCGACCCCGAATCAGCTCCTCCAGCTCCTCATCAATACAGCGGTTGGGCACGAACAAGGATGGAATAAGTACGGCGGTTATGGCGCGGCAAACCTCGGTGGAATGCTGAACACCGATCCGAGCCAGTATCCGGATGAGAACCCCCTGGCGGACAAGGGTGGCGGTTCGAGCCCGACTCCCGCAGAGGTCCGCCAGTACGCCGATGGCCTCGTGGATCCCACCCAGATCGCCTACGACAACTCCTACGCCTATCGCGGGCTCGACGAATCTCAACTCTCGAATTCGAACAACGTCTACCCCACCCACCTGGGCACCAGCCCCCGCTACCACGCGAAGTAG
- a CDS encoding DUF4853 domain-containing protein, with product MRLARAVLSAICVVLLCAACIPGPRGDNRMNPEQKAAVEVAEHLHSIEEFERDVEPAIVAARNEFLTQDTIVGLFANDFIYETYPDSTPLYELMSRLYMFSETDADRIRDVYDAKLKPLGFTLSENRDSEKVHLMWTNASYSASVDIVTHVGIESRAYYLAGPLRSDGSTEHPTVFLPLEGREPEWLTPELTEKYRQE from the coding sequence ATGAGGCTCGCACGTGCCGTCCTGTCTGCAATCTGCGTGGTGTTGCTGTGCGCCGCGTGTATTCCCGGTCCGAGAGGAGACAACCGAATGAATCCTGAGCAGAAGGCTGCCGTTGAGGTGGCTGAGCATCTGCATTCCATCGAGGAGTTTGAGCGGGATGTGGAGCCCGCTATCGTTGCTGCCCGCAACGAGTTCCTCACCCAGGACACGATCGTTGGCCTGTTTGCGAACGATTTCATCTATGAGACATACCCCGATAGCACGCCGCTCTATGAACTGATGTCGCGGTTGTACATGTTCTCCGAAACTGATGCTGATCGTATTCGTGACGTCTACGATGCGAAGCTGAAGCCGCTGGGGTTCACGCTGTCGGAGAATCGTGATTCGGAGAAGGTCCACCTCATGTGGACGAACGCGAGCTACTCAGCGTCTGTCGATATCGTCACGCATGTGGGTATCGAAAGTAGAGCATACTATTTAGCGGGTCCGCTGCGTAGCGATGGGAGTACCGAGCACCCGACGGTCTTCTTGCCGTTGGAGGGGCGGGAGCCGGAGTGGCTGACCCCGGAGCTGACGGAGAAGTACCGGCAGGAGTAA